TTGAAAATCTTTTCACATTAATTAAGTAACACACATGTAATTATAGGCGATCATTTGCTCCTTTTATTCTGTATCATTCTTGATCAATGCTAGCTGGCTTTTTCACAATTGATTGAAATAGTTGTTTTGCTTTTAACTTctcaaactttttttctttcttttctcagTGCGTGTTATATACATTCTCCACGACCAAATCTATATGATTGAGCTACGTACCTTCTTGCGCTAATGCAATGATGATTGAAGGTGGATGCTGTAATTCTCAGCTCTTAAAAATAGTTATACATGAGAGCGAACCGAGAGAGGAATCATTCAGGATAAAAGATGGGGAAACTAACTTAAGCAGGATTTTCAAAGTTCCGGATCAAATTATCCGTGAGGTCGGTTTACTCTCCTTCCAGCCAAAAATTCTATCTATTGGTCCATATCACCATGGATCTTCACATTTAAGTGGCATGGAAATGGTGAAGTTGATTTGTCAACGTTCCATCCTCGGTTTGATTAGTGAGAACTACTACGATAGAGACGAAATCAAGGGAATAGAGAAGAAAGCAAGAAGCTTTTACGGTGAGAATATCACAATGGAACCGAACAAGTTTGCTGAGATGCTCTTGCTCGACGGATGCTTCATACTTGCTGCTCTCACAGGGATGAAAGGCAAGGAGGCTGTTGAAAATGTATCCAGTGAAACAAGCCTGGGTGATCTTAAACAGCACGAAGCGTTGAATAGGCATGACATAGTGCATGACCTACTTCTGGAAGAGAATCAAATTCCTTTCTTTGTCCTCGAGGAAATACATAAGCTAGCTGCAGGCAAAGGAGAAACAACAGAATCACTTAAAGAAAAGATTGCTACCTATGTGAAAGGTGTGCTACGCTACTACCCAACAGCGATCGAAATCTCTGAGATCCGTTGGAAAGATTTTCACCATCTGCTACACTTGTGCCACATTTTCTTTCGACCGAGTCAAAAACCAGTGAAACACAACCACAATCAAGCTATGATTCAATGCTCGGACTGTTTTCCGCGCTCGCACCACATGACGAACCAGTGGCGCCGAGCAGTACACTACCACAAAGCAGGAGTGAAATTCAAAGTAAAAGAGTCAAGAACTCCCCATTCTCTCTTGGACGTAACATTCAGCAATGGAATAATGAGAATTCCACATTTGTCTA
This window of the Ananas comosus cultivar F153 unplaced genomic scaffold, ASM154086v1, whole genome shotgun sequence genome carries:
- the LOC109704907 gene encoding UPF0481 protein At3g47200-like, whose protein sequence is MMIEGGCCNSQLLKIVIHESEPREESFRIKDGETNLSRIFKVPDQIIREVGLLSFQPKILSIGPYHHGSSHLSGMEMVKLICQRSILGLISENYYDRDEIKGIEKKARSFYGENITMEPNKFAEMLLLDGCFILAALTGMKGKEAVENVSSETSLGDLKQHEALNRHDIVHDLLLEENQIPFFVLEEIHKLAAGKGETTESLKEKIATYVKGVLRYYPTAIEISEIRWKDFHHLLHLCHIFFRPSQKPVKHNHNQAMIQCSDCFPRSHHMTNQWRRAVHYHKAGVKFKVKESRTPHSLLDVTFSNGIMRIPHLSIDAKTESIFSNLIMFERGCPHVGKYINAYVTFMSQLLSDADDVELLVRRGIIEILGREEEILNVFSRLNGLAVFDPHGEDYYLKSMLQSIEDYYRCRRNRWMAWSKHYLVL